Proteins encoded together in one Musa acuminata AAA Group cultivar baxijiao chromosome BXJ3-6, Cavendish_Baxijiao_AAA, whole genome shotgun sequence window:
- the LOC135580888 gene encoding potassium channel KAT3-like isoform X1, protein MLFSSTNYFQHFCSDGFQSGNGAYSPHSDLLPSLGATINNTIKLRKHIVSPYDPRYRLWEMFLILLVLYSAWICPFEFAFLRYLPSTIFLVDNIVNSFFAIDIVLTFFVAFIDHKSYLLVDDPKRIAIRYLSTWFMFDVCSTFPFQTISFFFNRHGNSLGFKLLSMLRLWRLHRVSSLFARLEKDIRLNYFWTRCTKLFSVTLFTVHCSGCFNYMIADRYPDPGRTWIGAVIPNFREDSLWSRYVTSIYWSITTLTTTGYGDLHAENTREMLFDIFYMFFNLGLTAYLIGNMTNLVVHGTSRTKSFRDTIHAASEFASRNKLPKHIGEQMLSHICLRFKTEELKQQETLDGLPKAIRSSIAECLFFPIVRRVYLFQEVSYNLIFQLVTEMQAEYFPPKEDVILQNEAPTELYIVVSGTVEMRTHVDGVDKVHERVTAGEVFGEIGVLCHIPQPFTIRTIELAQILRLSRSVFFSTIRESKQDATIVMRNLFQKLRLHARLYPGVQQNDPGALLKEWFDIGPTNMNGNHAQDGVNNQVQNLHALEQMDGGNLLSEAENNKDISIVDELPIGQANPKVDHADQQTGFPTWGGHNKTNNIPLKQAEAVDKADSIRWRQKDKHEKYDNEGAFELLSSIGHRKSFLGEHELESVDMIASENGINFKSHGSRERNSWYHYPNINQMLITSYLQSGSHVSENNIMKLSSKRVTIQMYSQKENPARQPTAKMIKLPGTMEELLRIGGEKFVGHHPTKVINQEKAEIDDISVVRDGDHLYFLEI, encoded by the exons ATGCTATTCTCTAGCACAAACTACTTTCAGCACTTCTGCAGCGATGGCTTCCAATCGGGAAACGGGGCATACAGTCCACACAGTGATCTTTTGCCATCACTTGGGGCAACAATAAACAATACAATTAAGCTCAGGAAACACATTGTTTCGCCATATGATCCTCGTTACAG ATTGTGGGAGATGTTTCTGATACTCCTGGTTCTCTACTCAGCCTGGATCTGCCCATTTGAGTTTGCATTTCTAAGATACCTGCCAAGCACAATCTTTCTTGTGGACAACATAGTCAATAGTTTTTTTGCAATTGACATTGTACTTACCTTCTTTGTTGCTTTCATCGACCACAAATCCTATCTCCTTGTTGATGATCCAAAAAGAATAGCGATCAG GTACCTGTCCACATGGTTCATGTTTGATGTATGTTCGACATTTCCCTTTCAAACAATCAGCTTCTTCTTCAATAGACATGGTAATAGCCTTGGCTTTAAACTTCTAAGTATGCTTAGGCTGTGGCGGCTGCATCGTGTCAGTTCCCTGTTTGCTAG ACTTGAGAAGGATATTCGGTTGAATTATTTCTGGACACGGTGCACAAAGCTTTTCTCT GTGACTCTTTTCACGGTTCACTGTTCTGGATGCTTTAACTATATGATTGCCGATAGATACCCTGACCCAGGAAGAACCTGGATCGGTGCAGTGATACCAAACTTCAGGGAAGATAGCCTGTGGAGCAGATATGTAACATCGATATACTGGTCAATTACAACACTAACAACTACGGGTTATGGTGATTTGCATGCTGAAAACACAAGAGAAATGCTATTTGATATTTTCTACATGTTCTTCAATCTGGGTTTGACAGCTTACCTCATTGGAAATATGACGAACCTTGTTGTCCATGGGACTAGTCGCACAAAAAGCTTT AGGGACACCATTCACGCTGCTTCTGAATTTGCATCAAGAAATAAGCTACCAAAACACATAGGGGAACAGATGCTATCTCACATATGCTTAAGATTCAAGACAGAGGAACTCAAACAGCAAGAGACTCTTGATGGTCTCCCAAAGGCCATTCGCTCAAGCATCGCTGAATGTCTATTCTTTCCCATTGTTCGAAGAGTATATCTTTTCCAGGAGGTCTCCTACAATCTCATTTTTCAACTG GTGACAGAAATGCAAGCGGAGTATTTTCCACCAAAAGAAGATGTGATACTTCAGAATGAAGCCCCAACAGAACTATATATAGTAGTATCGGGAACAGTG GAGATGAGAACACATGTGGATGGGGTTGACAAG GTTCATGAGAGGGTAACTGCAGGGGAAGTATTTGGGGAGATAGGAGTTCTCTGTCACATACCACAGCCATTCACCATAAGAACCATTGAACTTGCACAAATTCTCAGGCTGAGCAGGTCTGTATTTTTCAGCACTATTCGAGAAAGCAAACAGGATGCAACTATTGTCATGAGAAATCTTTTCCAG AAGTTAAGGCTACATGCAAGGTTATATCCCGGAGTACAGCAAAATGACCCAGGAGCACTCCTCAAAGAATGGTTTGACATAGGACCAACGAACATGAACGGGAACCATGCTCAAGATGGAGTTAATAATCAAGTTCAGAACCTACATGCACTAGAACAGATGGATGGAGGAAACTTGCTATCTGAGGCAGAAAATAACAAGGATATCAGCATTGTTGATGAACTTCCAATTGGTCAGGCCAATCCAAAAGTAGACCATGCTGATCAACAAACTGGGTTCCCTACATGGGGAGGACACAACAAAACCAACAACATTCCACTCAAACAAGCAGAAGCAGTTGACAAAGCTGATAGTATCAGGTGGAGACAAAAAGACAAACATGAGAAATATGACAATGAGGGTGCATTTGAGCTTTTATCAAGTATTGGACACAGGAAAAGCTtccttggagaacatgaactagAATCTGTTGACATGATAGCATCTGAAAATGGAATTAACTTTAAGAGCCATGGCAGCAGGGAAAGGAATTCCTGGTATCATTATCCAAATATTAATCAAATGTTGATAACTTCTTATTTACAAAGTGGCAGCCATGTTTCAGAGAACAATATCATGAAACTATCTAGCAAAAGAGTGACCATTCAAATGTACTCTCAAAAGGAAAATCCAGCAAGACAGCCAACTGCAAAGATGATAAAATTACCTGGCACCATGGAGGAGCTCCTAAGAATTGGCG GTGAGAAGTTTGTGGGACATCATCCTACAAAAGTGATCAACCAAGAGAAAGCAGAAATTGATGATATTAGTGTAGTTCGTGATGGGGATCATTTATATTTCCTAGAGATTTAG
- the LOC135580888 gene encoding potassium channel KAT3-like isoform X2, which produces MLFSSTNYFQHFCSDGFQSGNGAYSPHSDLLPSLGATINNTIKLRKHIVSPYDPRYRLWEMFLILLVLYSAWICPFEFAFLRYLPSTIFLVDNIVNSFFAIDIVLTFFVAFIDHKSYLLVDDPKRIAIRYLSTWFMFDVCSTFPFQTISFFFNRHGNSLGFKLLSMLRLWRLHRVSSLFARLEKDIRLNYFWTRCTKLFSVSFLFSVLPQTTPQVLSTITFCTTVIPNFREDSLWSRYVTSIYWSITTLTTTGYGDLHAENTREMLFDIFYMFFNLGLTAYLIGNMTNLVVHGTSRTKSFRDTIHAASEFASRNKLPKHIGEQMLSHICLRFKTEELKQQETLDGLPKAIRSSIAECLFFPIVRRVYLFQEVSYNLIFQLVTEMQAEYFPPKEDVILQNEAPTELYIVVSGTVEMRTHVDGVDKVHERVTAGEVFGEIGVLCHIPQPFTIRTIELAQILRLSRSVFFSTIRESKQDATIVMRNLFQKLRLHARLYPGVQQNDPGALLKEWFDIGPTNMNGNHAQDGVNNQVQNLHALEQMDGGNLLSEAENNKDISIVDELPIGQANPKVDHADQQTGFPTWGGHNKTNNIPLKQAEAVDKADSIRWRQKDKHEKYDNEGAFELLSSIGHRKSFLGEHELESVDMIASENGINFKSHGSRERNSWYHYPNINQMLITSYLQSGSHVSENNIMKLSSKRVTIQMYSQKENPARQPTAKMIKLPGTMEELLRIGGEKFVGHHPTKVINQEKAEIDDISVVRDGDHLYFLEI; this is translated from the exons ATGCTATTCTCTAGCACAAACTACTTTCAGCACTTCTGCAGCGATGGCTTCCAATCGGGAAACGGGGCATACAGTCCACACAGTGATCTTTTGCCATCACTTGGGGCAACAATAAACAATACAATTAAGCTCAGGAAACACATTGTTTCGCCATATGATCCTCGTTACAG ATTGTGGGAGATGTTTCTGATACTCCTGGTTCTCTACTCAGCCTGGATCTGCCCATTTGAGTTTGCATTTCTAAGATACCTGCCAAGCACAATCTTTCTTGTGGACAACATAGTCAATAGTTTTTTTGCAATTGACATTGTACTTACCTTCTTTGTTGCTTTCATCGACCACAAATCCTATCTCCTTGTTGATGATCCAAAAAGAATAGCGATCAG GTACCTGTCCACATGGTTCATGTTTGATGTATGTTCGACATTTCCCTTTCAAACAATCAGCTTCTTCTTCAATAGACATGGTAATAGCCTTGGCTTTAAACTTCTAAGTATGCTTAGGCTGTGGCGGCTGCATCGTGTCAGTTCCCTGTTTGCTAG ACTTGAGAAGGATATTCGGTTGAATTATTTCTGGACACGGTGCACAAAGCTTTTCTCTGTAAGCTTCTTATTCAGTGTGTTGCCTCAAACAACTCCACAAGTTCTCAGTACAATAACTTTTTGTACTACAG TGATACCAAACTTCAGGGAAGATAGCCTGTGGAGCAGATATGTAACATCGATATACTGGTCAATTACAACACTAACAACTACGGGTTATGGTGATTTGCATGCTGAAAACACAAGAGAAATGCTATTTGATATTTTCTACATGTTCTTCAATCTGGGTTTGACAGCTTACCTCATTGGAAATATGACGAACCTTGTTGTCCATGGGACTAGTCGCACAAAAAGCTTT AGGGACACCATTCACGCTGCTTCTGAATTTGCATCAAGAAATAAGCTACCAAAACACATAGGGGAACAGATGCTATCTCACATATGCTTAAGATTCAAGACAGAGGAACTCAAACAGCAAGAGACTCTTGATGGTCTCCCAAAGGCCATTCGCTCAAGCATCGCTGAATGTCTATTCTTTCCCATTGTTCGAAGAGTATATCTTTTCCAGGAGGTCTCCTACAATCTCATTTTTCAACTG GTGACAGAAATGCAAGCGGAGTATTTTCCACCAAAAGAAGATGTGATACTTCAGAATGAAGCCCCAACAGAACTATATATAGTAGTATCGGGAACAGTG GAGATGAGAACACATGTGGATGGGGTTGACAAG GTTCATGAGAGGGTAACTGCAGGGGAAGTATTTGGGGAGATAGGAGTTCTCTGTCACATACCACAGCCATTCACCATAAGAACCATTGAACTTGCACAAATTCTCAGGCTGAGCAGGTCTGTATTTTTCAGCACTATTCGAGAAAGCAAACAGGATGCAACTATTGTCATGAGAAATCTTTTCCAG AAGTTAAGGCTACATGCAAGGTTATATCCCGGAGTACAGCAAAATGACCCAGGAGCACTCCTCAAAGAATGGTTTGACATAGGACCAACGAACATGAACGGGAACCATGCTCAAGATGGAGTTAATAATCAAGTTCAGAACCTACATGCACTAGAACAGATGGATGGAGGAAACTTGCTATCTGAGGCAGAAAATAACAAGGATATCAGCATTGTTGATGAACTTCCAATTGGTCAGGCCAATCCAAAAGTAGACCATGCTGATCAACAAACTGGGTTCCCTACATGGGGAGGACACAACAAAACCAACAACATTCCACTCAAACAAGCAGAAGCAGTTGACAAAGCTGATAGTATCAGGTGGAGACAAAAAGACAAACATGAGAAATATGACAATGAGGGTGCATTTGAGCTTTTATCAAGTATTGGACACAGGAAAAGCTtccttggagaacatgaactagAATCTGTTGACATGATAGCATCTGAAAATGGAATTAACTTTAAGAGCCATGGCAGCAGGGAAAGGAATTCCTGGTATCATTATCCAAATATTAATCAAATGTTGATAACTTCTTATTTACAAAGTGGCAGCCATGTTTCAGAGAACAATATCATGAAACTATCTAGCAAAAGAGTGACCATTCAAATGTACTCTCAAAAGGAAAATCCAGCAAGACAGCCAACTGCAAAGATGATAAAATTACCTGGCACCATGGAGGAGCTCCTAAGAATTGGCG GTGAGAAGTTTGTGGGACATCATCCTACAAAAGTGATCAACCAAGAGAAAGCAGAAATTGATGATATTAGTGTAGTTCGTGATGGGGATCATTTATATTTCCTAGAGATTTAG
- the LOC135639871 gene encoding gibberellin 2-beta-dioxygenase 3-like, with amino-acid sequence MVVLADEALDQIPLIRSPKHGSNVSDIPVVDLSMPGSAEALVGACEELGFFKVVNHGVPVELAQRLEAEAIKFFALPQLDKEKSGPPNPFGYGNKTIGPNGDVGWVEYLLFAITSAPLSYTSMSFLEEPSACSFRSALKEYLLAMRKLASDLLRLMAEGLKIEPRDAFSRLVMGEQSDGIFRLNHYPKCPILEKLNCSLTGFGEHTDPQIISVLRSNSSTGLQISLKDGSWVAVPPDQESFFINVGDALQVLTNGRFRSVRHRVLANGLKSRVSMIYFFGPSPAERIAPLPQLMGEGEQSKYREFTWGEYKKASYKSRLSDDRLGQFEK; translated from the exons ATGGTGGTCTTAGCCGACGAAGCACTTGATCAGATACCTCTCATTAGGTCTCCGAAACACGGGTCTAACGTCTCCGACATCCCCGTCGTCGACCTATCGATGCCTGGATCCGCGGAAGCTCTCGTCGGGGCCTGCGAAGAGTTGGGTTTCTTTAAGGTCGTCAACCATGGGGTCCCCGTAGAGCTCGCGCAGAGGTTGGAGGCGGAGGCCATCAAGTTCTTCGCCTTGCCTCAGCTAGACAAGGAGAAGTCCGGTCCTCCCAATCCTTTCGGTTATGGGAATAAGACAATTGGTCCTAATGGTGATGTCGGGTGGGTCGAGTACCTCCTCTTTGCCATCACCTCGGCGCCCTTGTCTTATACATCAATGTCCTTCCTCGAGGAACCCTCGGCGTGTTCCTTTCG CTCTGCTTTGAAGGAGTACTTACTAGCTATGAGGAAGTTGGCCTCTGACCTGCTAAGGCTGATGGCCGAAGGGCTAAAGATCGAACCAAGAGATGCTTTTAGCAGGTTGGTGATGGGTGAACAGAGTGATGGAATATTTAGGCTGAATCACTACCCAAAATGCCCTATTCTGGAGAAGCTCAACTGCAGCTTGACTGGTTTCGGGGAGCACACAGACCCGCAGATCATCTCCGTCTTAAGATCGAACAGTAGCACCGGCCTGCAGATATCGCTGAAGGATGGGAGCTGGGTGGCAGTCCCACCAGACCAAGAATCCTTCTTCATCAACGTCGGCGACGCTCTCCAG GTTCTGACGAATGGGAGGTTCAGGAGCGTGAGGCACAGGGTGTTGGCCAACGGTTTGAAGTCGAGGGTGTCGATGATCTACTTCTTTGGGCCATCTCCCGCAGAGAGGATTGCACCATTGCCACAGCTGATGGGGGAAGGGGAGCAGAGCAAGTACAGGGAGTTCACATGGGGCGAGTACAAGAAGGCTTCCTATAAATCAAGGCTGAGCGACGACAGGCTCGGCCAGTTCGAGAAGTAG